A stretch of the Actinoalloteichus fjordicus genome encodes the following:
- a CDS encoding ABC transporter substrate-binding protein — MPSTVRHRSRGAAIAVPLAICLLVSACGGGEEPAGSAPEGASQDGFPRTVTHAMGETTLETQPVRVAALDTSYIDAAMALDLDVVARINYHTADGALPGYLSEDEQAQAEAATVIGEITAPDVEMLWDVEPDLIVSARVRHEEIYSELNEVAPTVFSETTGATWKDNIRLLGEATGREELAEERINAYEKRAASIGESIREELGRDATVTMARFVEGEPTVRLYTSASFPGIILADAGLARPAGQADSEDEIMVNLSQEDITELDADTIFVSTYTDPAAEAENPQEQFESNPLWGRLEGEITTVDDEVWVTSVSLQGAEQMLDELAAAFGVDDGRS; from the coding sequence ATGCCGAGTACCGTACGTCATCGCTCCAGGGGGGCGGCCATCGCCGTTCCACTCGCGATCTGCCTGTTGGTCAGCGCCTGCGGGGGCGGGGAGGAGCCCGCCGGTTCCGCGCCGGAGGGCGCGAGCCAGGACGGGTTTCCCCGGACGGTCACCCATGCCATGGGCGAGACGACCCTGGAGACCCAGCCGGTGCGCGTCGCGGCACTCGACACCAGTTACATCGACGCCGCGATGGCGTTAGACCTGGACGTGGTGGCGCGGATCAACTACCACACCGCCGACGGCGCGCTTCCCGGATACCTGTCGGAGGACGAGCAGGCCCAGGCCGAGGCGGCTACCGTGATCGGCGAGATCACCGCCCCCGACGTCGAGATGTTGTGGGACGTCGAGCCCGATCTGATCGTCTCGGCGCGGGTGCGGCACGAGGAGATCTACTCGGAGCTGAACGAGGTCGCGCCCACTGTCTTCAGCGAGACCACCGGGGCGACCTGGAAGGACAACATCCGGCTCCTCGGCGAGGCCACCGGGCGTGAGGAGCTCGCCGAGGAGCGCATCAACGCTTATGAGAAGCGGGCGGCGAGCATCGGCGAGTCGATCCGCGAGGAGTTGGGCCGGGACGCCACCGTCACGATGGCCCGCTTCGTCGAGGGCGAGCCGACGGTCCGGCTCTACACCAGCGCGTCCTTCCCCGGCATCATCCTGGCCGACGCGGGACTAGCCCGGCCTGCGGGCCAGGCGGACTCCGAGGACGAGATCATGGTGAACCTCAGCCAAGAGGACATCACCGAGCTGGACGCGGACACCATCTTCGTGTCCACCTACACCGATCCCGCAGCGGAGGCCGAGAACCCGCAGGAGCAGTTCGAGTCGAACCCGCTGTGGGGCAGGCTGGAAGGCGAGATCACCACGGTCGACGACGAGGTCTGGGTCACCTCGGTGAGTCTTCAGGGCGCCGAGCAGATGCTGGACGAGCTGGCCGCCGCCTTCGGCGTGGACGACGGCCGATCCTGA
- a CDS encoding sialidase family protein — MARTLLFRTGRRRHSRGVVLALAGALVAAVSTSGAAIAADGPADVPPQPIVAEAAAVAEAEIAAAPSQSARILFNGGNESFNGLTYHSFRIPALIRTNRNTLIAFAEGRAANNRDFGNINLLYKRSTNNGSSWSGLSEVVGRGQGTWGNPTPVVDRTNNRIWLFMNHQPEGSGTVNSWDDRQVWVSSSSDDGVSWTAPVNMSDTLKPRTRANGSSWNWDAVGPGVGIQTTVRNPGRLVIPAQHRNIYSDDHGATWQVEVMRTTGGAAMEQTGESTILELADGSLYRNDRPTTATAERGKRRWVSRGSIESGFSPFAPASCLLDPINEASTMRYNSDAPARLAFVNSASTETRTRMRIRMSEDEGRTWSYSRPFSDAPLSGESSTYREGGYSSIAKTADYHVGALIEVNENTGSNSTSNRSIAFRKVNLPWIQGGVDEPGCSGGL; from the coding sequence GTGGCACGGACACTTCTGTTCAGAACGGGACGACGACGACACTCACGCGGGGTCGTGCTGGCATTGGCGGGCGCGCTGGTCGCCGCCGTCTCCACCTCTGGCGCGGCCATCGCCGCCGACGGCCCGGCCGACGTACCCCCACAGCCGATCGTGGCAGAGGCGGCAGCCGTCGCCGAGGCGGAGATCGCCGCCGCGCCCTCCCAGTCCGCACGAATCCTCTTCAACGGCGGCAATGAGTCCTTCAACGGACTCACCTACCACTCGTTCCGCATTCCGGCGCTGATCCGGACGAATCGCAACACCCTGATCGCCTTCGCCGAAGGACGCGCGGCGAACAATCGCGACTTCGGCAACATCAATCTGTTGTACAAGCGATCGACGAACAACGGATCGTCGTGGTCCGGACTGAGCGAGGTCGTCGGCCGAGGACAGGGCACCTGGGGAAACCCGACGCCCGTGGTGGACCGTACGAACAATCGGATCTGGCTGTTCATGAACCACCAGCCCGAGGGCAGCGGCACCGTGAACTCCTGGGACGACCGACAGGTGTGGGTGTCCTCCAGCAGCGACGACGGGGTGAGCTGGACCGCCCCCGTGAACATGTCCGACACGCTGAAGCCCCGAACGCGGGCCAACGGCTCCAGCTGGAACTGGGATGCCGTCGGCCCCGGCGTCGGCATCCAGACCACGGTGCGCAATCCCGGCAGGCTCGTCATCCCGGCCCAGCATCGCAACATCTACAGCGACGACCACGGCGCGACCTGGCAGGTCGAGGTCATGCGCACCACCGGCGGCGCCGCCATGGAGCAGACCGGCGAGTCCACGATCCTGGAACTGGCCGACGGCAGTCTCTACCGCAACGACCGGCCGACGACGGCGACTGCGGAGCGAGGGAAGCGCCGCTGGGTCTCGCGCGGGTCGATCGAGTCCGGTTTCAGTCCCTTCGCCCCCGCGAGCTGCCTGCTGGACCCGATCAACGAGGCGTCGACCATGCGCTACAACTCCGATGCACCCGCCCGGCTGGCCTTCGTGAACTCGGCCAGCACCGAGACGCGCACCAGGATGCGCATCCGGATGAGCGAGGACGAGGGACGCACCTGGAGCTACAGCCGACCGTTCTCCGACGCCCCACTGTCCGGTGAGAGCTCCACCTACCGCGAGGGCGGTTACTCCAGCATCGCCAAGACCGCCGACTATCACGTCGGCGCGCTGATCGAGGTGAACGAGAACACCGGGAGCAACTCGACCTCGAACCGCTCGATCGCCTTCCGCAAGGTGAACCTGCCGTGGATTCAGGGCGGTGTAGACGAACCGGGCTGCTCCGGCGGGTTGTGA
- a CDS encoding mycothiol transferase, whose translation MHARPQADQGRTTRGDRVLGGGGHSGKDRCDPLRVIAEHMIEKAARHAGHADILREQVDGVTGSRRTRTGLAQGSAERRDRRDGLPRTSSRFQRPV comes from the coding sequence ATGCATGCGCGTCCGCAGGCCGACCAGGGCCGGACCACCAGAGGAGATCGGGTGCTCGGCGGTGGCGGGCATTCCGGCAAGGACCGGTGCGACCCGCTGCGGGTCATCGCGGAGCACATGATCGAGAAGGCCGCCCGGCACGCCGGTCACGCCGACATCCTGCGGGAACAGGTCGACGGCGTGACCGGGAGCCGACGTACTCGAACCGGCCTCGCCCAGGGCAGCGCCGAGCGCCGCGACCGCCGGGACGGACTCCCCCGAACCTCGTCGCGCTTTCAGCGACCGGTGTGA
- a CDS encoding SDR family NAD(P)-dependent oxidoreductase, with translation MTTQQAARVALVTGGSRGIGAATARALADAGLDVVISYAASADKAQEVVRDLQSRGVRAAAHRADQSDSRQVAELVDTVAATFGRLDVLVNNAGVAVNGAVDDPEPDTAAFDRQVVVNLGGVVTAIRAATRVLGRGGRIITVGSTLAARAGFPNLADYAATKAAVTGYSRGAARDLAAREITVNVVQVGPVATDMNPPQGGWADQQRATVALGRFGTPEEIAAGIVFLASPGASFITGSVLTIDGGVLA, from the coding sequence ATGACGACGCAGCAGGCAGCCAGGGTCGCGTTGGTGACCGGGGGCTCGCGCGGCATCGGGGCGGCCACCGCCCGTGCCTTGGCCGATGCGGGCCTGGATGTGGTGATCAGCTACGCCGCCTCGGCAGACAAGGCGCAGGAGGTCGTCCGCGACCTCCAGAGCAGGGGAGTCCGCGCCGCCGCGCACCGTGCGGACCAGTCCGACTCCCGTCAGGTCGCCGAGCTGGTCGACACCGTGGCGGCCACGTTCGGCAGGCTGGACGTCCTGGTCAACAACGCGGGAGTGGCGGTCAACGGCGCCGTCGACGATCCCGAGCCCGACACGGCCGCCTTCGATCGCCAGGTCGTCGTCAACCTCGGCGGGGTGGTCACCGCCATCCGCGCGGCGACCAGGGTGCTCGGTCGAGGCGGACGGATCATCACCGTCGGCTCGACGCTCGCCGCCCGCGCCGGGTTCCCGAACCTGGCCGACTATGCGGCCACCAAGGCGGCGGTCACCGGTTACAGCCGAGGCGCCGCACGAGATCTCGCCGCGCGCGAGATCACCGTCAACGTCGTGCAGGTCGGCCCGGTCGCCACCGACATGAACCCACCGCAGGGCGGGTGGGCCGACCAGCAGCGGGCCACCGTCGCGCTGGGACGGTTCGGCACCCCGGAGGAGATCGCGGCGGGCATCGTCTTCCTCGCGAGCCCCGGCGCCTCTTTTATTACCGGCAGCGTGCTCACCATCGACGGCGGCGTCCTGGCCTGA
- a CDS encoding TetR/AcrR family transcriptional regulator, which yields MATGRPREFDVDERLDRALEVFWHQGYEGTAITDLTEAMGISRPSLYAAYGNKESLFHKAVDRYLDGPARHIRDAVEAPTALAAAECLLRGGATVATTIPGRGCLVVQGALATGANSESARLELISRRRAGELSLRARFEQAKADGELPAEIDAADLARYIAIISYGISVQATGGATREELDRAVDVALRAWPVAPAPSATA from the coding sequence ATGGCCACCGGACGCCCCCGCGAGTTCGACGTGGACGAGCGGCTGGACCGCGCACTCGAGGTGTTCTGGCACCAGGGCTACGAAGGCACGGCGATCACGGACCTGACCGAGGCGATGGGCATCAGCAGGCCGAGCCTGTACGCCGCGTACGGCAACAAGGAGTCGCTGTTCCACAAGGCGGTGGACCGCTACCTCGACGGACCCGCCCGCCACATCAGGGACGCGGTCGAGGCCCCCACCGCGCTGGCTGCCGCGGAGTGCCTGCTGCGCGGCGGCGCCACGGTCGCGACCACGATCCCCGGCCGAGGCTGTCTGGTCGTGCAGGGCGCGCTGGCCACCGGCGCGAACTCCGAGAGCGCCCGGCTGGAGCTGATCTCCCGACGCCGCGCAGGGGAACTCAGCCTCCGGGCCCGGTTCGAGCAAGCCAAGGCCGACGGCGAGTTGCCTGCGGAGATCGATGCCGCCGACCTCGCCCGCTACATCGCGATCATCTCCTACGGCATCTCCGTTCAGGCCACCGGCGGCGCCACCCGCGAGGAGCTGGATCGAGCCGTGGACGTGGCCCTGCGCGCCTGGCCGGTCGCACCGGCCCCGTCCGCGACCGCGTGA
- a CDS encoding MFS transporter, whose protein sequence is MPVIRRLPLCHVAVRPTSVPTVGPTSVAGPGRLPAGRGVPRSTSGSPTRAIEPTGRRTVRAKVPGEQGEQRHRRWWRRVAWSRVVTLGQPGVPTRQASGRAGRGLPRAETLPRGAVPASPLSGAPPGPARPGGARASRAELGPPSGRERPAWSRATMSDRQLPEIETPFLPETCYRDVLGIPARVRAALVIGRQLPVSRRSSSPVAACDLAVRDAVTRQEVALLIGFPGPVSVLPSHRKIIKTPANHRASEFMTNRPARSSTALRSDRGFILLMLSTAISALGSGMYLPAIQLLATEIAQHDRVVAGVRVAMTLPPVLFILLAGVAADRMRRRRLMILADAVRAAAVLAFALVVGAEVQSMWFVLLVVIVLGSSQTFFDSSAQALLPQLVPKGALVQANGWLTTALTLGFSFVGPALGGVLFSWNHSLPFFVNALTFVVSGLLILWIRSSTTRLDEPPDRRTPRSGVVADIRAGLAYTAGHPVLRSVTLLGITVSFSIGMVTGIFVLFATRHLALGPVGYGVLLVSESLGALLGSLVALRLRDRVGRRSVFRILPVVMALTYLLEISTRSVPFIFLIIVVGNAAFLVWVITSTSVRQEVGPPELLGRITSVYRLGTLAATGLGAIIGGLISESFGVRAPFLAAAMLLLAIPWFVPLRVPAAPPPGPGPSEQPLPEQSPGQLLYPGPPLSGPPVPEQSFPGQPPSKHGAEASRDMLPG, encoded by the coding sequence ATGCCAGTCATCCGCCGACTCCCCCTCTGCCATGTGGCCGTCCGGCCGACGTCCGTGCCGACCGTCGGGCCGACGTCGGTGGCGGGACCCGGTCGGTTACCCGCCGGGAGAGGAGTTCCCCGTTCGACCTCGGGTAGTCCGACGAGGGCGATCGAGCCGACGGGAAGGCGCACTGTGCGTGCCAAGGTGCCGGGCGAGCAGGGTGAGCAGCGACATCGGCGCTGGTGGCGGCGGGTGGCGTGGTCGAGAGTCGTGACCCTGGGACAGCCCGGTGTGCCCACTCGGCAGGCGTCGGGCCGAGCAGGGAGAGGGCTCCCGAGGGCAGAGACCCTGCCGCGCGGGGCCGTGCCCGCGTCGCCACTGTCCGGTGCCCCGCCGGGCCCGGCGAGACCCGGCGGGGCGAGGGCTTCCCGTGCCGAGCTCGGGCCGCCGTCCGGCCGGGAAAGACCGGCATGGTCGCGGGCGACAATGTCTGATCGGCAGTTGCCGGAAATCGAAACACCTTTTCTGCCGGAAACTTGCTATCGAGATGTTCTCGGAATTCCTGCTCGAGTCCGTGCCGCGCTCGTCATCGGGCGGCAGCTGCCGGTTTCTCGGCGATCGTCGAGTCCGGTCGCGGCCTGCGATCTCGCCGTTCGCGACGCTGTGACCAGGCAGGAAGTGGCCCTGCTGATCGGGTTCCCCGGGCCTGTCTCTGTGTTACCTTCCCACCGCAAGATCATCAAAACTCCTGCGAACCACCGGGCGAGCGAATTCATGACGAACAGACCGGCGCGGTCCTCCACGGCGCTTCGGAGCGATCGAGGCTTCATTCTTCTCATGCTTTCCACTGCGATATCGGCATTGGGCTCTGGCATGTATCTTCCCGCGATCCAGCTTCTTGCCACCGAGATCGCGCAGCACGATCGGGTCGTCGCGGGCGTCCGGGTGGCGATGACTCTGCCTCCGGTGCTGTTCATCCTCCTGGCAGGCGTGGCGGCCGACCGGATGCGCCGTCGCAGGCTGATGATCCTTGCCGACGCGGTCCGGGCGGCGGCCGTCCTGGCCTTCGCCCTCGTGGTCGGCGCCGAGGTCCAGTCGATGTGGTTCGTCCTGCTCGTGGTGATCGTCCTGGGCTCCAGCCAGACCTTCTTCGATAGCTCGGCGCAGGCCCTGCTGCCGCAGCTGGTGCCCAAGGGCGCCCTCGTGCAGGCCAACGGCTGGCTGACGACGGCGCTGACCTTGGGATTCTCGTTCGTCGGGCCCGCGCTGGGCGGGGTGTTGTTCTCCTGGAACCACAGCCTGCCGTTCTTCGTCAACGCGCTGACCTTCGTCGTCTCCGGCTTGTTGATCCTCTGGATTCGATCCTCGACGACCCGGCTCGACGAGCCGCCGGACCGGCGGACACCCCGGTCCGGCGTCGTGGCCGACATTCGAGCAGGCCTCGCCTACACCGCCGGGCACCCGGTGCTGCGCTCGGTGACGCTGCTGGGCATCACCGTGTCGTTCTCGATCGGGATGGTCACCGGGATCTTCGTCCTCTTCGCGACCCGGCACCTGGCGCTCGGGCCGGTGGGCTACGGAGTGCTGCTGGTCAGCGAGTCCCTCGGTGCGCTGCTCGGGAGCCTGGTCGCCCTGCGGCTGCGGGATCGGGTGGGGCGGCGGTCGGTGTTCCGGATCCTGCCGGTCGTCATGGCGCTGACCTACCTGTTGGAGATCTCCACCCGCAGCGTGCCGTTCATCTTCCTCATCATCGTGGTGGGCAATGCGGCGTTCCTGGTCTGGGTGATCACGTCGACCTCCGTTCGTCAGGAGGTCGGGCCGCCGGAGCTGCTGGGCAGGATCACCAGCGTCTATCGGCTCGGCACGCTGGCGGCCACCGGACTGGGGGCGATCATCGGAGGCCTGATCTCGGAGTCCTTCGGTGTCCGGGCGCCGTTCCTGGCCGCCGCCATGCTGCTGCTCGCCATCCCCTGGTTCGTTCCGCTGCGCGTGCCCGCCGCGCCGCCGCCGGGGCCGGGGCCGTCGGAACAGCCGCTGCCGGAACAGTCGCCGGGGCAGCTGCTCTACCCAGGGCCGCCGCTGTCCGGGCCGCCGGTCCCCGAGCAGTCGTTCCCCGGGCAGCCGCCGTCGAAGCACGGTGCGGAGGCGAGCCGGGACATGCTGCCCGGCTGA
- a CDS encoding HAD family hydrolase → MTGIDVRRVDAALFDLDGVVTDTARVHAAAWQRLFDDFLTARPAAPGEDHRPFSTQDYLREVDGRPREDGARAFLRSRGIRLPEDRPESEGSRATEDGRADEPETLRGLARRKDAHFQAALSQGVHVYPDARRLLTTLRGCGLRTAVVSASRNCAAVLARAGIGGLFDTRVDGVLAARRGLPGKPAPATFLAAAELLGVAPARAVVLEDAETGVIAGRRGEFALVVGVDRTGDGSRLREAGAHVVVTDLDGLAVTGCPAADRAASGPEDRQGGPTEPQPPGGLGSRERPGRSGVDGSTATAAGAGPGRARLGSATGRRRP, encoded by the coding sequence ATGACTGGCATCGACGTGCGGCGGGTGGACGCGGCGCTGTTCGACCTGGACGGCGTCGTGACCGACACCGCGCGGGTGCACGCCGCCGCCTGGCAACGACTGTTCGACGACTTCCTCACGGCCCGTCCCGCTGCTCCCGGTGAGGACCACCGGCCGTTCAGCACGCAGGACTATCTCCGCGAGGTGGACGGCAGGCCGCGAGAGGACGGGGCCCGGGCCTTCCTGCGGTCCCGAGGGATTCGGCTGCCAGAAGACCGCCCGGAGAGCGAAGGCAGCCGTGCGACCGAGGACGGCCGTGCCGACGAGCCCGAGACGCTGCGCGGCCTGGCCCGCCGCAAGGACGCCCACTTCCAGGCCGCACTGTCCCAGGGCGTGCACGTCTATCCCGATGCCCGTCGCCTGCTGACGACCCTGCGCGGTTGCGGTCTTCGCACCGCCGTCGTCTCCGCGAGTCGCAACTGCGCGGCGGTCCTCGCCAGGGCCGGGATCGGCGGGCTCTTCGACACCAGGGTCGACGGCGTCCTGGCCGCGCGGCGCGGGCTGCCCGGCAAACCGGCGCCCGCCACCTTCCTCGCCGCCGCCGAACTGCTCGGGGTCGCACCCGCCAGGGCCGTCGTGCTCGAAGACGCCGAAACCGGTGTGATCGCGGGAAGGCGCGGCGAGTTCGCACTGGTGGTGGGCGTCGACCGGACCGGAGACGGCTCCCGGCTTCGCGAGGCGGGCGCCCACGTCGTCGTGACCGACCTGGACGGGCTCGCCGTCACCGGCTGTCCAGCGGCCGACCGGGCCGCATCCGGGCCCGAAGATCGGCAAGGCGGGCCCACCGAGCCCCAGCCGCCGGGCGGCCTCGGCAGCCGAGAGCGACCGGGCCGATCCGGCGTCGACGGATCGACGGCGACGGCGGCGGGGGCAGGCCCGGGCCGGGCCCGTCTCGGCAGCGCGACCGGCAGGCGGCGGCCATGA
- a CDS encoding glycoside hydrolase family 65 protein, producing the protein MTAWELLFEGFDPADEGRREALCVVGNGYFATRGAAPEAVADDVHYPGTYIAGCFNRVTSRIEGRDIENESMVNLPNWLMLTFRIDDGPWFALDSVDLLDHEQELDMERGLLLRRLRFRDSRHRTTRLVQRRFAHLGSPHLAALETTIVAEDWSGRLTFRSGIDGRVTNSGVARYQALNGRHLVEHHTEEVRPDTVLLHARTSQSGILVAEACRATVWRDGDVLEPTRSLVRHDDLIAQDVGVDLTPGGQTRLEKIVSLHTSRDLAATEPREEALGDLENAADFEELLTAHIMAWDQVWSRYRFGLSPDVDARQAVNLNLFHLAQTLSTHTADLDVGVPARGLHGEAYRGHVFWDELFVLPTITLRTPNLTRSLLLYRHRRLPQARLAARHAGLTGAMYPWQSGSNGREESQFVHLNPESGHWLRDNTHLQRHIGIAIAYNVWHYYQATGDEEFLSSYGAEMILEITRFFAALAEYDHGRDRYVIHGVVGPDEYHTGYPGTDRPGIDNHAYTNIMTAWLCRIAVEVVTAALPAERSTELTEALRLGHQEIDQWRSMSRKLFVPFHDDGVISQFEGYEHLAELDWDGYRRRYPDIRRLDRILEAEGKNPNDFQASKQADVLMLFYLLSAEELTTILGDLGYDFTGEQIPKNIDYYLRRTSHGSTLSSVVHAWVLARSHRARAVEFFDRAVVSDLHDAQKGTTQEGIHLAGMVGGVDLLQRCFAGIEVREGMLRLDPHWPAELGVLELTIRYHHQPVLIRVSGRTVTVRTAPGPRRPAIRCVCGPESVLLGPGETAHFSTKTTTDPGLKPTAAPADEL; encoded by the coding sequence ATGACGGCGTGGGAACTGCTCTTCGAGGGATTCGACCCGGCCGACGAGGGCAGGCGAGAGGCATTGTGCGTCGTCGGGAACGGGTACTTCGCGACGCGCGGCGCGGCGCCGGAGGCCGTCGCGGACGACGTGCACTATCCGGGAACCTACATCGCAGGCTGTTTCAACCGCGTGACCAGCCGGATCGAAGGCCGGGACATCGAGAACGAGTCGATGGTCAACCTGCCGAACTGGCTGATGCTGACCTTCCGGATCGACGACGGGCCATGGTTCGCCCTGGACTCGGTCGACCTGCTGGACCACGAGCAGGAGCTGGACATGGAACGCGGCCTGCTGCTGCGCCGACTCCGCTTCCGGGACTCGCGGCACCGGACGACCCGGCTGGTCCAGCGCCGCTTCGCCCACCTCGGCTCGCCACATCTGGCCGCCCTGGAGACGACGATCGTCGCCGAGGACTGGTCCGGACGGCTGACCTTCCGCAGCGGCATCGACGGCCGGGTCACCAACTCCGGCGTGGCCCGCTATCAGGCGTTGAACGGCCGCCACCTGGTCGAGCACCACACCGAGGAGGTGCGTCCCGACACGGTGCTGCTGCACGCCAGGACCAGCCAGTCCGGCATCCTCGTCGCCGAGGCATGCCGCGCCACCGTGTGGCGCGACGGCGACGTCCTCGAACCGACGCGCTCGCTGGTCCGGCACGACGACCTGATCGCCCAGGACGTGGGCGTCGACCTCACGCCGGGCGGCCAGACGCGGCTGGAGAAGATCGTCTCGCTGCACACCTCACGCGACCTCGCCGCCACCGAACCGAGGGAGGAGGCCCTCGGCGACCTTGAGAACGCCGCGGACTTCGAGGAACTGCTGACCGCGCACATCATGGCCTGGGATCAGGTGTGGTCGCGTTACCGCTTCGGGCTGTCGCCCGACGTCGACGCCCGACAGGCGGTGAACCTCAACCTGTTCCACCTGGCGCAGACGCTGTCGACGCACACCGCCGATCTCGACGTGGGCGTCCCGGCACGCGGACTGCACGGCGAGGCCTACCGGGGACACGTCTTCTGGGACGAGCTCTTCGTGCTGCCCACGATCACGTTGCGCACGCCCAACCTGACGCGTTCGCTGCTGCTCTATCGCCACCGACGGCTTCCCCAGGCGCGCCTCGCCGCCCGGCACGCCGGGCTGACCGGCGCGATGTATCCCTGGCAGAGCGGCAGCAACGGCCGGGAGGAGAGCCAGTTCGTGCATCTGAACCCGGAGTCGGGTCACTGGCTGCGCGACAACACCCATCTGCAACGCCACATCGGCATCGCGATCGCCTACAACGTGTGGCACTACTACCAGGCGACCGGCGACGAGGAGTTCCTCAGTTCCTACGGCGCGGAGATGATCCTGGAGATCACCCGGTTCTTCGCCGCGCTCGCCGAGTACGACCACGGACGGGACCGGTACGTCATCCACGGCGTGGTCGGACCGGACGAATACCACACCGGCTATCCGGGCACCGATCGTCCGGGGATCGACAACCACGCCTACACCAACATCATGACGGCCTGGCTGTGTCGCATCGCGGTCGAGGTCGTCACCGCTGCGCTGCCCGCCGAGCGCAGCACGGAGCTGACCGAGGCGCTGCGGCTGGGGCATCAGGAGATCGACCAGTGGCGCTCCATGTCCCGCAAGCTGTTCGTGCCGTTTCACGACGACGGCGTGATCAGCCAGTTCGAAGGCTACGAACACCTCGCCGAACTGGACTGGGACGGCTACCGCCGCCGCTACCCCGACATTCGCAGGCTGGACCGAATCCTGGAGGCGGAGGGCAAGAATCCCAACGACTTCCAGGCGTCCAAACAGGCCGACGTGCTGATGCTCTTCTACCTGCTGTCGGCCGAGGAGCTGACCACCATCTTGGGGGATCTGGGCTACGACTTCACCGGCGAGCAGATACCGAAGAACATCGACTACTACCTTCGTCGCACTTCGCACGGCTCCACCCTCAGCTCCGTGGTCCACGCCTGGGTTCTGGCACGCAGTCACCGGGCACGGGCCGTCGAGTTCTTCGACCGAGCCGTCGTGTCGGACCTGCACGACGCCCAGAAGGGGACGACGCAGGAGGGCATCCACCTCGCGGGGATGGTCGGCGGCGTCGACCTGCTGCAACGGTGTTTCGCGGGGATCGAGGTCCGGGAGGGGATGCTGCGGCTCGATCCGCACTGGCCCGCCGAGCTGGGCGTCCTGGAGCTGACCATCCGCTACCACCATCAGCCGGTCCTGATCCGAGTGAGCGGCCGTACCGTCACGGTCCGCACCGCGCCCGGCCCGCGCAGGCCTGCGATCCGGTGCGTGTGCGGACCGGAGAGCGTCCTGCTCGGCCCCGGCGAGACCGCGCACTTCTCGACGAAGACCACCACCGACCCCGGCCTCAAGCCCACGGCGGCGCCCGCCGACGAGCTGTGA